In Gemmatimonadetes bacterium SCN 70-22, the genomic stretch TCGCGCAACGGCGTCGTCGCCATCTGCGCCGCCGTGTCGCCGTATCGCGCCACGCGCGACGAGGTGCGCCGCAACACGACCGGTTTCGTCGAGGTGTACGTCGACTGCCCCGTCGACGTCGCCGAGGCGCGCGACCCCGATGGCCTGTACGCGCGCGCGCGCCGGGGCGAGATCGAGGAGTTCACCGGCGTCAACGCCCCGTACGAACCACCCGAGGCGCCCGAGGTGCACATCCGCGCCGAGCGCGAGTCGGTGCACGAAGCCGCGTGGAAGGTGCTGCGCACCCTCGAGATGATCGGCATCATCCCCTCGGCGCCCGAGCAGGCGCGCTCGCAGCAGGAAGAGGACATCCGCCGCCGGCTCGCGTCGTTAGGGTACCTCTGATGCCGCCGCGCGGCATCGGCGCGCGGTTCATGGCGCTGGGCGGCGGCGAGGCGGCCGCGCGCCTGGCCGCCTTCGCCGCCACCGTCTATCTCGCCCGCACCCTCTCCCCCGCGATGTACGGCATCGTGGGGGTGGCGATGGGGGTGATGCTCTACCTCACGCAGCTGGCCGACGGGGGGATCGAGCTCGTCGGCGTCCCCCTCGTCGCCCGCAACCGCGGGCGCCTGGCGGAGCTGGCCGAGCCGATTCTCTCGCTCCGCTTCGTCGCCTCGATCGTTCTCGCGCTCGTCGTCGTGGCGGCGGGGCTCACCGTCCTCCCGCAACCCGACGGCGCCGTCATGGCGTCGTCGGCGCTCGCCCTCGCCTTCACGGGGCTCAGCGTCCGCTGGATCCATCTCGGCTTCGAGCGCGCCGGCGAGATCGCCGTTTCGCGAACCCTCGGCGAAGCCGTTGCCCTCCTGGCCATCGTCCTGCTGGTACACGGGGCCGGCGACGTGGGCCATGTCCCGCTCGCCCAGTTCATCGGCGCCGCCGTCACCGCCATGGTCCTCCTCGCGACGCTGCAGCGCCGCGGCCACCGGCTCCGGTGGCGCTGGGACCCGGTCGCGGCGCGCCCGGTCTTCGCCCGGTCGCGACACCTGATCGTCTTCACCCTGCTCGGCCTCCTCCTCTTCAACTTCGACCTCATCTACCTGCGCCTCCGCAGCGGGGCGGCGGCGGCCGGATATTATGCCGCGGCGTACACGATGGTCGCCTTCGCCGCCAACCTCATCGTGGCCTTCGCCCACACCGTCCTCCCGACCCTGTCTCGCCTGGAGGGGGAGCGCGAGGAGCGCGAGGCGCTGTTCACCACGGCGTGCGCCCAGGCCTTCGCCATCGCGCTCCCGGTGGGTGTCGGGGCCTGGTACATCTCGGCGCAGGTCGTGGGGGAGATCTTCGGCGCCGCGTACCTCCCCGGCGTGGTGGCGCTGCAATGGCTGGCGTGGAGCATCCCCCTGGCCGCGCTGCGCGAGCTCCCGGTGGTGGCGCTCATCGCCGCTGGCGAGGAGCGCGAGCTGCTGCGCGTCAACGCCATCGCCGCGGGGTGCAACGTGGCGCTGGTCGTGGCGGCCGTCCCCCGGTGGGGGCTCGAAGGGGCGGCCGCGGCAACCCTCGCCACGGAGCTGATCCGGCTGGGGCTGGCGGCGCACTACGCGCGGCGAGCGGGGTATCCGGTGGTGCCGCCGCGGCGCCTGTACAAGGCGACGTTGGCCAGCGCGGCCATGGCCGCCGCGTTGATCATCCTCGCCCCCCGGTCGCTCCTGGGCTCCGTCCCCCTGGGCGGGGCGATCTACGGAGCGGTGCTCGTGCTCGTGGGCGGCTTCGCGCTCAGGGGCCGGACCCCGGTGCTGAGCGTGTAACTTGCAGGGGCCTGGCGGTTGCAGGCGGGGTACGGAAACCGTCCTAATGAGGGACACTGACGTGAGGAACCGGTCGACATGAGGGGAGGCGCAGCGGGCTGGCGAACGGCGCGATGGCGGGGGGAGGGAGACGCCGCAGCGGTGCCGCCGGCGGCGCCCGCAACCGCGCGACGCGGCGTGCAGGGGCCGGCGGCGCCGGTCGCCCCACCCACCGGCTTCGAGCGCATCGAGCAGCGATTCACGTGGCCGTGGCAGGGGGTGGACTGGTCGCTCGGCTACGTCGCCTTCCTCGGCTACATCTTCATCATCACGTCGTAC encodes the following:
- a CDS encoding adenylyl-sulfate kinase — encoded protein: MTQNRGAVVWFTGLPSSGKSTIAQAVYQRLLDRGVAVELLDGSEVRESLSRGLGFSREDREENVRRIGYVAKLLSRNGVVAICAAVSPYRATRDEVRRNTTGFVEVYVDCPVDVAEARDPDGLYARARRGEIEEFTGVNAPYEPPEAPEVHIRAERESVHEAAWKVLRTLEMIGIIPSAPEQARSQQEEDIRRRLASLGYL